Genomic segment of Arachis stenosperma cultivar V10309 chromosome 4, arast.V10309.gnm1.PFL2, whole genome shotgun sequence:
TCCAACTGGTTCAACTGTAATTCAACCGGAAAaaccgttttataataaaataacaaataaaatataaataaatacccTAAAACATAAGTATAGTCTAATATATACCTTAAAATGTCTTCCAAATTCAAAGCAGTACGTTAAATGTTATCAACTAAAGTCTTAGGATTTTATGAAAGTACAATCTTTAAAGTtgaataacaaaaggaaatatccaaatataaaatGACATCACGAAAGTTTGTCATGATATTAACAATTTAATACCCATTATATTACTATTGAAATCTTCAATAAAATCACAAACTAAACACAATGAAGCCCAAAGCATAAACACAGCACAGCACATCACTACGCAAAAAAAGCACAAAACACAAAACAGCAGCACAGAGCAGCCAGAGCTAGCcaataatcaattaatcattCAATGAAAACACAAAACATTCAATAATCATTcaataaaaacacaaaacacaaaacacaatATGATTTCTGAACCAAGCATAAAAAAAACCCGAAAAAAAGCACTAACAGTGAGCACTGCAACTTCTTTTTACTTCAAAAGGGGATCATAAACAACTGGTTCTATGAAAGTtcaataaataaacaaaaactaCAATAATATGCAATGCCAAAAATAGACTAATAATGAAATAATGAAGGGTTTCTCTTTTTAATTCTATGTTCAAGCTTGTGAGGGACCAGAATCAACAAGTAGTACCGTTGGGATAGTTTGCCTTCTTAATTCTTATATACCTATTTCCTACAAAATGAAAATTGAGCACAAAACACGGCCTTAAAACAAAAACAGAACAACACACTCAGAAATCAATAAGAATATTAAGCACCAACTTATGGCAAAATGTACTATCTAGGATACATATATTCATGTTTTGGCGTATTTGTTGCCACTTTATTTGCCTAATCAAGTTCAGTTTTAAAGTATGAAATCCCAAAGGTTCTAGAAGGTGATTTCTTAACCAATAAATCAAATTGCATAGTGTCAAACAGTTAAATTTTAAGTCAAAATGTGAGGCTTGTTGGTATTAAGCATAAAGTGAAATTAACAACATTCAAACTTTGCACACAATTACTTTCAAGTTGACATAATAGTGTGATTAATCACATATCATTTCAGTGTTTCCCTGTATACAATGGTATTAACACAGACGGAAATGATATTTACCTGGTTTCTGAGAGCTAAAACAGTAAAACATAGTTACTAAAATGTCAGTAAGACCATGATTCTGCGAGTTCATTTCAATACATAATTTGTTACATTTTGTGATAAAATTACAAGTATTCCTTTAGGCAATGAGCACAAAATTTAGCATCAAGAAacttttaacaaaatttaacaacagaaaaaaaaaagcaaaaacaagcCAGTAACAATTTATCAGTTTATCATCAATCAGTAAGTAACAGAGTTAAGCAACCGAAAACAAGCAAGAACAAGCTAGTAACACTGGTGAGCAGAGCCAATCAACCAAGAAAGAGCGCCGAGCACTGACTGAGCATCGGAGGCATTACCTTCGGCGAGGGCAATGACCATAGATTTGAGGGAGAGCGACGGACGACGGGAAGCTGGCAACGAACACTGGTGAACTGGAGACGGACGACGGGGAGCTGGCGGCGAACGCGACGGACGGACGACGTTGGAGCAAAACCTGGAGACTCTGGCGTTGGGCGAACGGGAGGGCCTTCGAGCACGACGAACCAGGCGGCGACGGTGAGACCAACGGCGGCGCAATGGAGGCTAGGGTTTTCAAGGGAGAACCGGGAAAGCTATGCGCGAGTGAAAGCCTGAAAGGGGGAGAGACTGGTTTCTCAAATTGagttttctccttttttttttttttttaaaacggCGTCGTTCAGAGTAAACCGGGAAGGTGCCGGTTTGGTCTCACCGGTCGGTTCTCAATATAGAATTATAAAttgactattttatatttttatttaaataaaaccGGTTGTGACTCATGACCCAGTACCAGTAGTATGATTAGTTGGATCACCGGTTTCTAACAACTATTGGTGACAGAGAAACTGTTTAATCTTTTGTTCTCCTTGCTTTAGGTTGTGGCCGCAGAACTTGAATTGAATCCTGGATGCTGTTTGATGTACTGGTCACCAGAGGACCTTGATTGCAGGTgggttcttttacttttttaagTTCTTTTCTTACAAATCATGTACTTTTCTTTTTAAGAACTGTAAAGGTTTCTGGGTTTGTGTTTATCAAGTGATATTTTAATCTAGTATTTTGGGCGTACTAATTGAATTAAACTCGatattctcttattttattttgaaaaatataatacaGTCATACTATTCTGACTTTACATTTAGCGAGTcaccaattttaatttttagtagtACCAAGGCTATATTGGTGCAACGATGCGTTTAAAGGTATAGAAGAAGGTGTGGGTGTAAGTGGGAAGTGCGTGCAAAATCAGTCTCTCTTTCACTGGTTCTAGACGAAAGGGTTTAGCAATGAAGAGGAGTTTTCCATGGGATGAGCCTGATCAGAATCCTGATTCTTCTTCCAACGACATTCCTCTCCCAATTCCCTCCATTGACCTCACCTCCCAAGGTCCTCTTCTCCTCCATCATTGTTATTAGTGCCTTTCAAGTTTTAATTTCACTCCACTCTCATAAATCATCATGTTATGCTTATTTACTGCTACTCCTATGACTTCTAGGGTTACATTCATAGatttttttgtgctttcctAGAGTAATTTAAATTTCGACAATCAATGAAATTCACCACCTCGCATTTAATTCATACAAACTTGCATCAACCCGTTCCAAGAATGGTGAAAATCAAAAGTATTTATGCCACCACTCTATTCTCTCCGTTTGATTCATGCGTCATGTTATTTACTCTCAGCttttttatgtttcttattaCTAATGCAAAGTTAATTTTTGTTGTAATACAATTATGTAGCTTTCAATGCCCATAACATGTGTAACCAAATCCTCAATAAGTGATGTGTTATGTTTTTGGTATTTTATACACATTCTCCGAATTATTTGTGTTGATGATTGCTTCAACTACAACAATATCAGCTCAGAAACTCTTTCGATGAGTGGTTTGGAGATCAATTGTGCATGCCTTTCTTATTATCTAGACCCTATACTGCTTTGCATTCTTATGAATATAACTATTCCAAAGCTCATGCTTGTATGCAGATATACTCATTAGACGGGCAGAAATGTATCAGGAGTACATGAAGCAGATACCAATACCAAGTCAACGAGGCTCTGTCATCCCGTTTAATTCATGGATGGGATTAGGCAAATCAATGAAGCAACTCTATGGGCAGCCTCTCCATTACCTCACAAATGTTATCCTTAAGCAATGGGATCAGTTGAGACTTAACAGCAAGGATGAATACACACCCTTAGACAACTTGATTCATCCGACCAAAGCCGAAGCCACCATCTGGCTCATGGAAGAAGTCCATCGACAGACCTCGTCGCATTTTCAGATTGCTGAACGCTGGAAGCTGGATCCAATGTACAATTGTTCTGTTGATGCCATTTTCCCGACTTTAGAGAATGCAATGTGAAACCAGTTAGTTTAAAGGCTTTGTTAAGTATCCTGCTAAACGTTTACTTGCTAGGTTTTGGCAAAGCAAACTTGAACAGCTCTCTTGATCATCTAGCCccgattcttttttttttaactagtCATTTGTTTTGGGGCTTCTTTTTTCTGTTGTATGTGAATATTCCAGTTCAATGGTCAAGAGTAAATTGATTTGTCAATCAGATGTGAGAAATCCCACTTTATATTAACCCATTACCAATAACCTCTACAAGAACAAAATCCATCCGTGAAAAAATGGTACCTATTATTATCTCTAACAATGATTTTCCTACTGTataattttgacactaattcaGCAAATGAATGACAATCGGAACACATTCTAAGATTTTTGACAACCCTTATGGGTGCACCTTGATCAGTAGTGATGAGTCCATAAGCCATGGCTAGTTTTTCACTGTGCCTGCTGAGCAAATGCTCTTTCTCCTGCTCATCAACATCAAGTAAGACATTGGTTGTATCAGGGACATATCCAGCCTTGCTTAGCCTGCAGTTTATCTCCTGTAGCATTAATCCAATTTGAGTATACTCTGCGTGCGATTCATCTCCAGAGGTAAACTCGTGTATCAGTCCATGAACCTCTATTGAGCTTGATCCAGGCACTTTCTggatccctttttctttcatctGCAGCCTCACTCTTGCAACTTCATTCCATTTTCCAGCTGATGCATATATGTTGGATAACAGCACATGAATGCCAACCTTTTCAGGGTCCAGTTGAGTTATCTTCTCAGCTGCATATTGTGCCATTTCGACATTGTTATGTTTCCGACAAGCAGCTACAAGAGAGCCCCATATAACATCATTAGGTTCCATAGGCATACATTGTATAAGATCAAGAGCTTCTTCCAACAACCCAGCTCGACCAAGCAAATCAACCATACATCCATAGTGAACAATCTGAGGACTGATTCCATGAGTTGTCTTCATTGACCTGAAAAGTTGCCTACCTTGGTCCACAGAGCCACCATGGCTACATGCAGTCAATAATGCTACAAAAACAACATCGTCTGGTCTAACCCCTTGATTGAGCATCTCATTGAAAAGCTCAATAGCCCCCTTTGTATTTCCTTCCATTGCCATAACACCGATGGCAGCAGTCCAAGCTGACACATCCCGTTTGTCCATTTTCGTGAAAACACGCAAAGCACTCTGGGGATCACCACACCTAGAAAACATATCAACCAAAGCTGTGCCGAGCTGCTTGTCAATCTGAATGTCATTTCTCTCAATGTAGGTATAGACCCACTTAGCAAGATCAAGAGCTCCTAGATATCCACAGGCAGAAGCAACAGCAACCATGGTCACTCTGTCTGCTTCAATTCCCTTGTTTTGCATCTCCCTGAATAGCTCAATCGCTTCCTGAAACATGCTTACTTGAACCAAAGCACCAATCATAGTGTTCCAAGACACAAGATCACTCTCTGGCATCTCATCAAAGATTTTCCAAGCTAATTCTACATCACCATCCCTAACCAAACCAGCAATTAGCGAATTCCATGTCACCACTGTCTTGTTTGGCATCTGCTCAAATACTTTGCACCCAGATTCTCTCTCACCACATTTCATGTACATGTCGATGATGGCGTTGGAAATATTTTCCCAACCTCCAAGTCCATTTCTTAAGACATAAGCATGGGACGACTTCCCAACAATTAGATCACCTAACTGCGCGCAGGCCGCAATTGTAGATAACATTGTTACCTTATCTGGGCGTGGTCCCTGTTGCAGCATTTCACGCAAAACTACTAGCACTTCACCTGGCAGCCCATGTTGGACATAATTCGACATGATCGTATTGTACATAACCAAATTCCTATCAACACATTCATAAAAAATTCTACTTGCATTATCTATATCTCCACATTTCATGTACATATCAACGAGTGCATTCCCCATGACAGCATTAAGCTTCACGCCCAACTTACCAATATAAGAAGAAACTTTTTTCCCCAATTCAAGATCCTTCAACTTAGCACAAGCAGATATAACACAAACCATGGTAACTGGATTGGGTTGAATCCCAGTGTCAACCATCTCAAAGAACAGAGAAACAGCTTCCTTGGGCAAGTCCCTCCCAACATACCCATTGATCAAACTAGTCCAAGACACAACATTTCTCTCAAGCATTCCATCAAACACCTTGCGTCCCAAGTCAACTCTGCCACATTCCGCGTAGAAATGTATGAGAGAGTTTCTGACGAAGATATTTCCCTCGAAACCCATCTTAAGAAGCGCACCATGAACTTGAAGACCCTCAGCAAAAGCCATAACTTTGGAGCACGCACTCAGCAAGGACGGGAAGGTGAACTTATCGGGTAAAACGCCCATCTCCGCCATGTGAATGTAGAGCAAGATAGCCTGGTCGCAAAGGCCAGTTGAAGCGTAACCTCTGAGGAGAGAGTTGCAGGCAAACAAGGAAACCGCGGCTGTTTCCTCATAGAAATAATCGAAAGATTTTCGAGCGTAGTCGAGGCTGTGGTGGGTGCCAACGTCGACGTAAGCTGCGATGAGGTTGTTGAGGTGAGAAGCGCTGTGAGAAAGGCCATTCTTGATGAAGTGGCAGTGTAACTGCTTGAGCTCCGTGAGGCTGTGGCAACTTTCAATAAGCTTTAGCGATGGCGGCCATGACGGTAGGTCGGTGGCGATGGGTTTCGGAGGCTGGATAGCTGGGGAAGTGCCCACAGAAGAGGGAGGAAGGGCCTTCGCCGCCATGGTGATATATTTGTATGATTATGTATTAAGAATAATTAGTTGTGAATTTTGTAGTTTCAGTGAAACGGGGGAGGCTCTCACTTGGAGGAGCAGCACCAAAACCTTCAAGTACTATTTACATATGGTTGCATGATAGTCTTGGATTCAATACCTGTCTTTCCCAATTACTGGTtagttacatatattttttcctATGAGGATTTTGTTATAGCGAATCAATACCATTTGACATAATAAGTAGTAGGTAACATGTCTCCAAATTAATGCAGGACTATTTATCATCTGGCAGTGTCCCCTACATATTGGTTAACTCCCTCGCTTTACTTGTAAAGTCCAGATAGCCAGAGAAGCTGAGCTACTGAGAAAACGACATAATCATGTGCAGTCGAGGCAACAAGTTTCCAGTTAACCGGTGTTAGTGTCTTGTGTCGTTGACAGAAACTAAGGAAATCCTAACTAAAATGGCTTCccttgcatttgtcatcacaatGCATTCTGATGGCAGTTGGTTGTATAGGTGATCTGGTAAGCATGCGAGTTCTCTCGTCCCcctctattattattataggtgttttcaaaTGATATTTCCTTTAAAATATAGTTTGGTTACACCCAAGACCAAGAATAACTTAAATTCTAGATTGTCACAAGAAAATGTAGTGGCTCATGACATGAGTGAAGCAGTCAGATTCATTGAGGGTAAAATGACATACCTTTCATAGCAGGTTTTAGAATTTAGAGATAGTATGGTCCTTGTGCTTATATGTTATATCAATATCATTAGATATGTCTTTATGGATTTGTTGGGAGAAATATGAAAAGATACTACTTTTCTTTATGGCCATGAATAAGTCTCAAGGTTGTAGACTTGTAGTACAAGAATTAAAAATCTTTTGAACCTAGGGAGTAGGCATACATTAAGGCTTTTTTTGGGTATTAAAACGGGACTTAAAAGCCCAAAAAGAACAACGAAATTAGATGCAAACTACTCAGTCTAAGAGGCTCCTCAATCACCTTCTTGAAAGATTTTGATTAGCTCTCAACGTGCATTTGGTTGGTGTTTTTGGACACTAAAAACATGGATACGGTGACTCATATCTACTGATTGTTTGTTGAAGTAtacacaaaatatatatttttagtgtCTC
This window contains:
- the LOC130972943 gene encoding protein RDM1-like, with protein sequence MKRSFPWDEPDQNPDSSSNDIPLPIPSIDLTSQDILIRRAEMYQEYMKQIPIPSQRGSVIPFNSWMGLGKSMKQLYGQPLHYLTNVILKQWDQLRLNSKDEYTPLDNLIHPTKAEATIWLMEEVHRQTSSHFQIAERWKLDPMYNCSVDAIFPTLENAM
- the LOC130972942 gene encoding pentatricopeptide repeat-containing protein At3g22690-like, with the translated sequence MAAKALPPSSVGTSPAIQPPKPIATDLPSWPPSLKLIESCHSLTELKQLHCHFIKNGLSHSASHLNNLIAAYVDVGTHHSLDYARKSFDYFYEETAAVSLFACNSLLRGYASTGLCDQAILLYIHMAEMGVLPDKFTFPSLLSACSKVMAFAEGLQVHGALLKMGFEGNIFVRNSLIHFYAECGRVDLGRKVFDGMLERNVVSWTSLINGYVGRDLPKEAVSLFFEMVDTGIQPNPVTMVCVISACAKLKDLELGKKVSSYIGKLGVKLNAVMGNALVDMYMKCGDIDNASRIFYECVDRNLVMYNTIMSNYVQHGLPGEVLVVLREMLQQGPRPDKVTMLSTIAACAQLGDLIVGKSSHAYVLRNGLGGWENISNAIIDMYMKCGERESGCKVFEQMPNKTVVTWNSLIAGLVRDGDVELAWKIFDEMPESDLVSWNTMIGALVQVSMFQEAIELFREMQNKGIEADRVTMVAVASACGYLGALDLAKWVYTYIERNDIQIDKQLGTALVDMFSRCGDPQSALRVFTKMDKRDVSAWTAAIGVMAMEGNTKGAIELFNEMLNQGVRPDDVVFVALLTACSHGGSVDQGRQLFRSMKTTHGISPQIVHYGCMVDLLGRAGLLEEALDLIQCMPMEPNDVIWGSLVAACRKHNNVEMAQYAAEKITQLDPEKVGIHVLLSNIYASAGKWNEVARVRLQMKEKGIQKVPGSSSIEVHGLIHEFTSGDESHAEYTQIGLMLQEINCRLSKAGYVPDTTNVLLDVDEQEKEHLLSRHSEKLAMAYGLITTDQGAPIRVVKNLRMCSDCHSFAELVSKLYSRKIIVRDNNRYHFFTDGFCSCRGYW